From one Synechocystis sp. PCC 6803 substr. PCC-P genomic stretch:
- a CDS encoding iron uptake porin, giving the protein MNFTKQFTCLSSLGITVLITAIVGGGNTEPIFAQSLNNLDNLSTQNNFPQRRRLGSTFTVNDNAKTSVSSLQATMGQATSVDQLRDVQPTAWAYEALQSLVERYGCIVGYPDRTFRGDAEGTLRARPLSRWEFAAGLNACMNVMERLIQENAMVLREDIDKLKLLAQQFEQELQAYNTRIGNLETRIAYLEDRQFSVTTKLTGDSIWVLSGVGGSEQADGPPDQPVQNGEVTVNFRQRINFNTSFSGEDNLLIRLQSANFFLARGGSNLTDFNFAATEEQGNVNINKMQYSFPVGDRARIWLAGNRITMDDIMDPLAPYTNSFTDGAVSFFGAIAPIYLPNDNSGPGAGFSYNFTDDLSLGGFYSAGKGFSPNQSEGLFNGQFGVGAQLNYVPAANTGVAFSYLHNYIPQGQYDSFSALGYTGLANTDNPFDDAASSTNHYAVIWTWQLADWFSLEGWGMYSDATAKSGDRQGDTADIWNWKVSLAFPDLGKEGNVGVVSVGQPPYASFISNNNNVPDITPATTDAPWFVETFYLYQFNDNISLTPAFWIGINPANGRDPLWVAALRTSFKF; this is encoded by the coding sequence ATGAACTTCACTAAACAGTTTACTTGCCTATCTTCCCTGGGGATTACTGTATTAATCACAGCCATTGTGGGGGGAGGCAATACGGAGCCCATTTTCGCCCAATCCTTGAATAATTTAGACAATTTATCTACACAGAATAATTTTCCTCAACGGCGGCGCTTGGGAAGTACTTTCACTGTCAACGACAATGCCAAAACCTCCGTTAGTAGCTTGCAAGCTACCATGGGCCAAGCGACCAGTGTTGATCAGTTGCGGGATGTGCAGCCCACAGCCTGGGCTTATGAAGCTCTGCAAAGTCTGGTGGAGCGTTATGGCTGTATTGTGGGCTATCCTGACCGTACCTTCCGAGGCGATGCCGAAGGCACACTGCGTGCCCGCCCTTTGAGTCGTTGGGAATTTGCTGCTGGCTTAAATGCTTGCATGAATGTGATGGAGCGTTTAATCCAAGAAAATGCGATGGTTTTACGGGAAGACATTGATAAACTCAAGCTTTTGGCTCAACAATTTGAACAGGAATTACAGGCCTATAACACCCGCATTGGTAACCTAGAAACTCGCATTGCTTACCTCGAAGACCGCCAGTTTTCCGTCACCACTAAGTTAACGGGGGATTCCATTTGGGTTTTATCCGGCGTTGGAGGCAGTGAACAGGCCGATGGCCCACCGGATCAACCGGTGCAAAATGGAGAAGTTACGGTCAATTTCCGTCAACGGATTAACTTTAATACTAGTTTTTCTGGGGAAGATAATCTCCTAATTCGTCTACAATCAGCCAACTTTTTCCTGGCTCGGGGGGGCAGTAATTTGACTGATTTTAACTTTGCCGCCACGGAAGAACAGGGCAATGTCAACATCAATAAAATGCAGTACAGTTTCCCGGTCGGCGATCGGGCCCGCATCTGGCTAGCCGGTAATCGCATCACCATGGATGACATCATGGACCCCCTCGCTCCCTACACCAATTCCTTTACCGATGGAGCAGTGTCTTTCTTCGGGGCGATCGCCCCCATTTATTTACCCAACGACAATTCCGGCCCTGGGGCGGGTTTTTCCTATAATTTCACCGATGACCTGAGTTTGGGAGGTTTTTATTCCGCCGGTAAGGGTTTTTCCCCCAATCAAAGTGAAGGACTATTTAACGGTCAGTTTGGGGTAGGGGCCCAGTTGAATTATGTCCCCGCCGCCAACACTGGAGTGGCTTTTTCTTACCTCCATAACTACATTCCCCAGGGGCAATACGATAGTTTTTCCGCTTTGGGTTACACCGGCTTGGCCAACACTGATAATCCGTTTGATGACGCCGCTAGTAGTACTAATCACTATGCCGTTATTTGGACTTGGCAGTTGGCCGACTGGTTTAGTTTGGAGGGTTGGGGTATGTATAGCGATGCGACGGCCAAAAGTGGCGATCGCCAGGGGGACACAGCAGACATTTGGAACTGGAAAGTTAGCTTAGCTTTTCCCGATTTGGGTAAGGAAGGTAATGTGGGCGTGGTATCGGTGGGCCAGCCTCCCTATGCTTCTTTTATCAGCAATAACAATAATGTGCCTGATATTACTCCCGCTACCACCGATGCTCCTTGGTTTGTGGAAACCTTTTATTTGTACCAATTCAACGATAACATTTCCCTCACCCCAGCCTTTTGGATTGGCATTAATCCCGCCAATGGCCGAGATCCCCTTTGGGTAGCCGCTTTGAGGACTAGCTTTAAGTTTTAA
- a CDS encoding ABC transporter permease subunit (The N-terminal region of this protein, as described by TIGR01726, is a three transmembrane segment that identifies a subfamily of ABC transporter permease subunits, which specificities that include histidine, arginine, glutamine, glutamate, L-cystine (sic), the opines (in Agrobacterium) octopine and nopaline, etc.), producing the protein MVKLGHWGKTWRYYLLLALGVLLAIAIPLLPAFSQVSRQTIIVATEPTFPPFEMTDEATGQLTGFDVDLIQAIGEAAQVTVDIQGYPFDGIIPALQSNTVGAAISAITITPERAQSVSFSSPYFKSVLAIAVQDGNDTIKNLKDLEGKRLAVAIGTTGAMVATNVPGAKVTNFDSITSALQELVNGNADAVINDRPVLLYAIKDAGLRNVKISADVGSEDYYGIAMPLAPPGEINQTREVLNQGLFQIIENGTYNAIYEKWFGEKNPPFLPLVAPSLVGKVGTAQSLTERSQANPNDNFLITLFRNLFKGSILTVLLTAFSVFFGLIGGTGVAIALISDIKPLQLIFRIYVEFFRGTPMLVQLFIIYFGLPALFKEIGLGITIDRFPAAIIALSLNVAAYLAEIIRGGIQSIDQGQWEACESLGMSPWQTMKEVIFPQAFRRILPPLGNEFITLIKDTSLTAVIGFQELFREGQLIVATTYRAFEVYIAVALVYLLLTTISSFVFKWLENYMDPIGRAKKKAKAATA; encoded by the coding sequence ATGGTTAAACTGGGCCATTGGGGTAAAACCTGGCGTTATTATCTGTTGCTGGCTTTGGGAGTACTGTTGGCGATCGCCATACCGTTATTACCGGCCTTTTCCCAGGTTTCCCGCCAAACCATCATTGTGGCCACGGAACCCACCTTTCCTCCTTTTGAAATGACCGATGAAGCCACGGGGCAATTAACCGGTTTTGATGTGGATTTGATTCAGGCGATCGGAGAAGCGGCCCAGGTCACCGTTGATATTCAGGGCTATCCCTTCGACGGCATTATCCCCGCCTTGCAATCCAATACGGTGGGGGCGGCCATCAGTGCCATTACCATTACCCCAGAGCGGGCCCAGTCGGTGTCCTTTTCCAGTCCCTATTTTAAATCGGTGCTGGCGATCGCCGTGCAGGATGGCAACGACACCATCAAAAACCTGAAGGATTTGGAGGGGAAAAGATTAGCGGTGGCGATCGGTACCACTGGGGCGATGGTAGCGACTAACGTACCTGGGGCTAAAGTTACCAACTTTGATTCCATTACCTCTGCTCTCCAGGAATTGGTCAACGGGAACGCCGATGCAGTGATCAATGACCGCCCAGTATTGCTCTACGCCATCAAAGACGCAGGTTTGAGAAACGTCAAAATTAGTGCCGATGTTGGCAGTGAAGATTATTACGGCATTGCCATGCCCCTGGCTCCTCCTGGGGAAATTAATCAAACTAGGGAAGTGCTCAACCAAGGTTTATTCCAAATTATTGAAAATGGCACCTATAACGCCATCTATGAAAAATGGTTTGGCGAAAAAAATCCCCCCTTTCTCCCCCTAGTAGCCCCTTCCCTGGTGGGTAAAGTGGGCACGGCCCAGAGCCTGACCGAACGCAGTCAAGCTAACCCCAACGATAACTTTCTCATCACCCTGTTCCGCAATCTCTTTAAAGGTTCCATACTCACCGTTCTCCTCACCGCCTTTTCCGTTTTCTTTGGTTTAATCGGTGGCACCGGAGTGGCGATCGCCTTGATTTCCGATATTAAGCCTCTACAACTGATATTTCGCATCTACGTGGAGTTTTTCCGCGGTACTCCCATGTTGGTGCAACTATTCATCATCTACTTCGGTTTGCCGGCGCTGTTCAAGGAAATTGGCTTGGGCATCACCATTGACCGGTTCCCGGCGGCCATTATTGCCCTCAGTTTGAATGTGGCCGCTTATCTAGCAGAAATTATTCGAGGTGGTATCCAATCCATTGATCAGGGCCAGTGGGAGGCCTGTGAATCCCTTGGTATGTCCCCTTGGCAGACTATGAAGGAAGTAATTTTTCCCCAAGCTTTTCGCCGTATTTTGCCGCCCCTGGGTAACGAATTTATCACCCTAATTAAAGACACCAGTTTAACCGCCGTGATTGGCTTCCAGGAACTATTCCGGGAAGGGCAGTTAATTGTGGCCACCACCTATCGAGCATTTGAAGTGTACATTGCTGTCGCTCTGGTGTACTTACTTCTCACCACCATTTCTTCCTTCGTCTTCAAATGGCTAGAAAATTACATGGACCCCATTGGCCGGGCCAAGAAAAAAGCTAAAGCAGCGACGGCTTAG
- the phaP gene encoding phasin PhaP has translation MNTQFFEEYQTQLLDWQKKFFSTWMESLPKGTAEIKLTDTFETSLKLQEEMVKSYLEAQEKSATMMIDAQKQFWDNYFQALRQEPVSAN, from the coding sequence ATGAACACCCAGTTTTTTGAAGAATACCAAACCCAGTTACTGGACTGGCAAAAGAAATTTTTTAGCACTTGGATGGAAAGCCTGCCCAAAGGCACCGCTGAAATTAAATTGACCGATACCTTTGAAACCAGTTTGAAATTACAAGAGGAAATGGTCAAAAGCTACCTGGAAGCCCAGGAAAAATCCGCCACAATGATGATCGATGCCCAAAAACAATTTTGGGACAACTATTTTCAAGCCCTGCGGCAAGAGCCCGTATCGGCTAACTAG
- a CDS encoding glycogen/starch/alpha-glucan phosphorylase, which translates to MIDQSTLNTSPQPTITIEDDRTGMSVATLKRAFLDNLFYLQGIDRSQATLYDYYVALAYTIRDRLLHRFIKTVATYKQEKVKVVCYLSAEFLMGRHLGNNLINLGLYDKIDQVMKEFDLDLNEIIEQEPDPGLGNGGLGRLAACFLDSLASLEVPAIGYGIRYEFGIFHQRIQDGWQVEVPDNWLRFGNPWEIPRADESVEVKLGGHTEIIHNEKNQPKVVWIPERTILAIPYDTPVPGYQTNTVNPLRLWKAEASEEFNFEAFNSGLYDRAVAEKMDAETISKVLYPNDNTPAGRELRLAQQYFFVSASLQDLIRIHLRTHPNLDTFYELTAIQLNDTHPAVAIAELMRLFVDRYDYDWDKAWDITQKTFAYTNHTLMPEALERWSVDLFAKLLPRHLEIIYEINHRFLTGLQTWFPNDEALVESLSLIEENHGKKIRMANLACVGSHAINGVAALHTELLKKDTLRDFAKLWPQKFFNKTNGVTPRRWILLSNPELSALVTEKIGDGWLKNLDEMRQIEKFVDDPEFCRRWREIKQNNKRNLAAYLLKYRNVQIDVNSLFDVQVKRIHEYKRQHLAALEIIHLYNRIKQNPHAEIVPRTFIFGGKAAPGYFMAKLIIKLINAVGEVVNNDPDVRGRLKVVFVSNFNVSLGQRIYPAADLSEQISTAGKEASGTGNMKFAMNGALTIGTLDGANIEIREEAGPENFFLFGLTAEQVYAMKENGYHPHTYYDNNFDLKAVIDRIAHGYFSPGNPNLFHPIVESLLHHDPYMLLADYQAYVGCQDEVSKAYADQDRWTKMSILNSARMGKFSSDRTIREYCKEIWDVPPVKISLDEYHPEYADL; encoded by the coding sequence ATGATTGATCAATCTACCCTAAACACTTCCCCTCAACCCACTATCACAATTGAAGATGACCGCACCGGCATGAGTGTGGCCACTTTGAAGCGGGCCTTTTTGGATAACCTTTTTTATCTACAGGGGATTGATCGTTCCCAGGCAACCCTCTACGACTACTACGTTGCCCTGGCCTATACCATCCGCGATCGCCTGTTGCATCGTTTCATCAAGACCGTCGCCACCTATAAGCAGGAAAAAGTGAAGGTGGTTTGTTACCTGTCGGCGGAATTCCTGATGGGACGGCATTTAGGCAATAACCTCATTAACCTGGGGTTGTACGACAAAATCGACCAGGTAATGAAAGAATTTGACCTGGACTTAAACGAAATTATTGAGCAGGAACCAGACCCCGGCTTGGGCAATGGTGGCTTAGGCCGTCTAGCGGCCTGTTTCCTCGATTCCCTTGCTTCCCTAGAAGTGCCGGCGATCGGCTACGGCATCCGCTATGAGTTTGGAATTTTTCACCAGCGTATTCAGGACGGTTGGCAGGTGGAAGTGCCCGACAACTGGTTACGGTTTGGTAATCCCTGGGAAATCCCCCGGGCTGATGAGTCGGTGGAAGTAAAGCTAGGGGGCCACACGGAGATCATCCATAACGAAAAAAATCAACCCAAGGTGGTCTGGATTCCCGAAAGGACTATTCTGGCCATTCCCTACGACACTCCGGTACCTGGTTATCAAACCAATACGGTCAATCCCCTCCGACTCTGGAAGGCAGAAGCTAGTGAAGAATTTAACTTTGAAGCTTTCAATTCTGGTCTGTACGACCGGGCAGTAGCGGAAAAGATGGATGCGGAAACCATTTCCAAGGTTCTTTATCCCAACGACAATACCCCCGCTGGCCGAGAATTGCGCCTAGCCCAACAATATTTCTTTGTTTCTGCTTCCCTGCAGGATCTAATTCGGATTCATCTCCGCACCCACCCTAATCTCGATACTTTCTACGAACTCACCGCCATTCAGTTGAACGATACCCACCCCGCCGTGGCGATCGCCGAATTGATGCGCCTGTTTGTGGACCGTTATGACTACGACTGGGATAAGGCCTGGGACATCACCCAAAAAACCTTTGCCTACACCAATCACACCCTCATGCCGGAAGCCCTAGAGCGCTGGTCAGTGGATTTGTTTGCCAAACTATTGCCCCGTCATTTGGAAATTATTTACGAGATTAACCACCGCTTCCTAACGGGGTTGCAAACCTGGTTCCCCAACGACGAAGCTCTGGTGGAAAGCCTTTCTTTGATTGAAGAAAACCATGGCAAAAAAATTCGCATGGCCAACCTGGCCTGTGTGGGTAGCCATGCCATCAATGGAGTAGCCGCCCTCCACACCGAACTGCTGAAAAAAGATACCCTGCGGGACTTTGCCAAGCTCTGGCCCCAGAAGTTCTTTAACAAAACCAATGGCGTTACCCCCCGCCGCTGGATTTTGCTCAGCAACCCTGAACTATCTGCGTTGGTAACGGAAAAAATTGGCGATGGTTGGCTGAAGAACCTGGATGAAATGCGACAAATTGAAAAGTTTGTTGATGATCCGGAATTTTGTCGTCGCTGGCGAGAAATTAAGCAAAATAACAAGCGTAACTTAGCGGCCTATTTGCTCAAGTATCGCAATGTTCAGATTGACGTTAACTCCCTGTTTGATGTGCAGGTCAAACGGATTCATGAATATAAGCGCCAACACCTAGCGGCCCTAGAAATTATTCACCTCTATAACCGCATCAAACAAAATCCCCATGCGGAAATTGTGCCCCGTACCTTCATTTTTGGGGGTAAGGCCGCTCCAGGTTATTTCATGGCCAAATTGATTATTAAGTTGATCAATGCTGTGGGGGAGGTGGTCAACAACGATCCCGATGTGCGGGGAAGGCTCAAAGTTGTCTTTGTCTCTAACTTCAACGTTTCCCTGGGGCAAAGAATTTATCCCGCCGCCGACTTGTCGGAGCAAATTTCCACCGCAGGCAAGGAAGCCTCCGGTACAGGAAACATGAAATTCGCCATGAACGGCGCCCTCACCATTGGAACCCTAGATGGGGCTAATATCGAAATTCGGGAAGAGGCAGGGCCAGAAAACTTTTTCCTCTTTGGCCTTACCGCTGAACAGGTATATGCCATGAAAGAAAACGGTTACCATCCCCACACCTACTATGACAATAACTTTGATCTAAAAGCTGTGATTGACCGCATTGCCCACGGCTACTTCTCCCCCGGTAACCCCAATTTGTTCCATCCCATTGTGGAGTCCCTTCTGCACCACGATCCCTATATGCTACTGGCGGACTACCAAGCCTATGTGGGCTGTCAGGATGAAGTCAGCAAAGCCTACGCCGACCAAGACCGGTGGACAAAAATGTCCATTCTCAACTCGGCCCGCATGGGTAAATTCTCCTCCGATCGCACCATTCGGGAATACTGCAAGGAAATTTGGGATGTGCCCCCGGTGAAAATTTCCCTGGATGAATACCATCCCGAATACGCCGATTTATAG
- the cbiT gene encoding precorrin-6Y C5,15-methyltransferase subunit CbiT: protein MLWPYKTPGITDGLFERLPGIPLSKREVRLLIISALQLKEESIIWDIGAGTGTIPVELALLCPRSRIVAVERDEEVAGLIRRNCERFGVTNVTVHEGSAPDCLPQLIAHPTHICIEGGRPIKQILQETWAHLAPGGRLVATANNLESLYGISETLSELQVRNVEVVQAGVNRLEKRGLQQIFAAVDPTFILAGEKLS, encoded by the coding sequence ATGCTCTGGCCCTATAAGACCCCAGGAATTACAGATGGCCTGTTTGAACGATTACCGGGCATTCCCCTCAGCAAAAGGGAGGTACGCCTGCTGATTATTTCCGCTTTGCAATTGAAGGAGGAATCCATCATTTGGGATATTGGGGCTGGCACTGGCACCATTCCGGTGGAACTAGCCCTACTGTGTCCCCGCAGTCGCATTGTGGCGGTGGAAAGGGATGAGGAGGTGGCGGGTTTAATTCGCCGTAACTGCGAACGGTTTGGGGTAACTAATGTGACTGTCCATGAGGGCAGTGCTCCGGATTGCTTACCGCAGTTAATTGCCCACCCCACCCATATTTGCATTGAGGGAGGGCGTCCCATTAAGCAAATTTTGCAGGAAACCTGGGCCCATTTAGCTCCCGGAGGTCGTTTAGTGGCAACAGCGAATAATTTGGAAAGTCTCTATGGCATTTCTGAAACCCTGTCGGAACTCCAGGTCCGCAACGTGGAGGTGGTGCAAGCGGGGGTAAATCGTCTAGAAAAACGTGGTTTACAACAGATTTTTGCAGCGGTGGACCCTACTTTTATTTTGGCGGGAGAAAAGTTGTCTTAG
- a CDS encoding phosphatidate cytidylyltransferase: protein MPTQRIISAVIGIALAFSLLILGGWYFSAAIALVIYLGLREYFQMVRAKGIAPAAKTTMVLSLMLLLSATVTPHLTDAFFPLTGALICFYLLFQPKMATIADISTSLLGLFYGGYLPSYWVRLRLGDGAVNPMGLHLPLNGFWPESWAHPENFPTGLLVTILAFACIWAADIGAYIMGKWLGRTRLSDISPKKTVEGSLWGVGGSLLVGVLGAWYLQWPYWEITGALLGLLIGIVSLLGDLTESMMKRDAGVKDSGQLIPGHGGILDRTDSYVFTAPLVYYFVVLLLPVLNNL from the coding sequence ATGCCCACCCAGCGAATTATTAGTGCAGTCATCGGTATTGCCTTGGCGTTTTCCCTACTAATTTTGGGGGGCTGGTACTTTAGCGCGGCGATCGCCCTAGTAATTTATTTAGGATTGCGGGAATATTTCCAAATGGTGCGGGCTAAGGGCATTGCCCCAGCCGCTAAGACCACCATGGTGCTGTCATTAATGTTGCTGCTGTCGGCCACGGTTACCCCCCATTTAACTGATGCATTTTTTCCTTTAACCGGGGCATTAATTTGCTTTTATCTGCTGTTTCAACCCAAAATGGCCACCATTGCCGACATTTCTACTTCGTTACTGGGCCTGTTTTATGGGGGCTATTTGCCCAGCTATTGGGTGCGACTGCGGTTGGGGGATGGAGCCGTTAACCCTATGGGTTTGCACTTGCCCCTGAATGGTTTTTGGCCGGAGTCCTGGGCCCATCCGGAAAATTTTCCCACGGGCTTACTGGTCACTATCCTTGCCTTTGCTTGCATCTGGGCGGCGGACATTGGCGCTTACATTATGGGGAAATGGTTAGGACGTACCCGTCTGTCGGACATTAGCCCGAAAAAAACCGTGGAAGGTTCCCTCTGGGGAGTAGGAGGCAGTTTGCTGGTGGGGGTATTGGGAGCTTGGTATTTGCAATGGCCCTACTGGGAAATTACCGGCGCTTTACTGGGCCTATTAATTGGCATAGTTAGCCTGCTGGGGGACTTGACGGAATCAATGATGAAACGGGATGCGGGAGTTAAGGATTCTGGGCAATTAATTCCTGGCCACGGAGGAATTTTAGACCGCACCGACAGCTACGTTTTCACCGCTCCCCTGGTCTATTACTTTGTCGTTTTACTGTTGCCTGTGTTGAATAATTTGTGA